In one Bacteroidales bacterium genomic region, the following are encoded:
- a CDS encoding T9SS type A sorting domain-containing protein yields the protein MKKDLFTALILLLAGSVAAQQLVLGTHDVVRLGVYPQDAYLLEADAGSFYRVSGASYTSSDHPLLGEAVNPDAQTIYFIKYDKEGTPLKSNYVKGTNTPVYAGSYQGGFTLMASADLEVDASGTIIPIPSASEVEFLASYDPDCQLVRIINIWALTDNQFMNSEAVMDPEDGSIYVYGKASMPVEHRGFGTMAKNLETPNSYFYLIKYDHSLDLEWVYQAGFDLDQSGTSPSYDRIQVFPGHDGGVLITGSYGSESSPLIHGRSLPSYSDTKATFAVSLDWSGQSRWVLDGVINGFAYSTRIFKAFPLPGGDFVLAGNTSTGYYKLGETEFSFADASSNNQFVFRIDASGNPVWKRPFDSQGPSQEGKKKSTASEVLDNNIYYDALSWKNRILYLTAPFKNQVFAVNAVPMNLSYPTGIYVAALDIWDGSDLWGYALSSDDAKIYGFDVDRSGNVSLMGYNYASQDLDGIVSPAVVAGGFLFHVGLDYHGKPLWYSNTSLLTEPYSDLYGVDLEVLPDGEVFSSVKLQASNELVIGESRLSTGASAYTSWLLELASDVTLGGVVTDAGANPVYPGYVKAMKSTWWGIYPRVDSVWLKDDGSYLFEGLYPGNYALLAVPDREQYPGALPTYYGNETGWKSALFQDLVPKYTSNTMHIQLVDVDPSGSGLGSMSGTISLEETLDDALKGTRARPSPKSSVILLKKNKKSTLAGEVVAYVETDEFGMFSFSDVPDGEYLLHVEVTGLEMLQIHDVTIAGNQIVSGLNYTIGEEGIYIGYPVGMSLLENEELTIYPNPGPGLIMMDLPAAGEYELRVFAADGRLILKEAFISSGGARTIHLSGAGDGLYFIRLEGPDTDETLKYIKR from the coding sequence ATGAAAAAAGATCTATTTACAGCCCTGATTTTATTGCTGGCCGGCTCTGTGGCCGCTCAACAGCTTGTTCTCGGAACCCATGATGTGGTGCGCCTGGGCGTCTATCCCCAGGATGCCTACCTGCTTGAGGCTGATGCCGGAAGTTTTTACAGGGTGTCGGGGGCTTCGTATACAAGCTCGGACCATCCCCTGTTGGGTGAGGCGGTTAATCCCGATGCCCAAACCATCTACTTTATCAAGTACGACAAGGAGGGAACACCCCTGAAATCCAATTACGTGAAGGGAACCAATACTCCGGTCTATGCCGGGTCATACCAGGGCGGGTTCACCCTGATGGCAAGTGCGGATCTGGAGGTGGATGCCAGCGGAACCATCATTCCCATTCCCAGTGCCAGCGAAGTGGAGTTTCTGGCCAGCTACGATCCGGATTGCCAGCTGGTGAGGATCATCAATATCTGGGCCCTGACGGACAATCAATTTATGAACTCCGAGGCGGTTATGGATCCCGAAGACGGTTCCATATATGTATATGGGAAGGCCAGTATGCCCGTGGAACACAGGGGTTTCGGGACTATGGCCAAAAATCTGGAAACGCCTAACAGCTACTTCTATCTGATCAAGTATGACCACAGCCTGGATCTTGAATGGGTTTACCAGGCGGGCTTCGATCTGGATCAGTCGGGGACCTCTCCCTCTTATGACCGGATCCAGGTTTTTCCGGGTCATGACGGCGGGGTATTGATTACGGGAAGCTATGGAAGCGAAAGCAGTCCCCTGATTCATGGCAGATCCCTTCCGTCCTATAGCGATACAAAGGCAACATTCGCGGTATCGCTTGACTGGAGCGGTCAGTCCCGGTGGGTGCTGGACGGTGTGATAAACGGCTTCGCTTATTCCACCCGGATTTTCAAGGCTTTTCCCCTGCCGGGAGGTGATTTTGTTCTGGCCGGTAACACCAGTACGGGCTATTACAAACTGGGGGAGACAGAATTCAGTTTTGCAGATGCATCCTCCAATAACCAGTTTGTGTTCCGGATCGATGCCTCAGGAAACCCTGTCTGGAAAAGGCCCTTTGACAGCCAGGGGCCTTCGCAGGAAGGAAAGAAAAAATCAACAGCGAGCGAGGTACTGGATAACAATATTTATTACGATGCTTTAAGCTGGAAAAACCGGATACTTTACCTGACAGCCCCTTTTAAAAACCAGGTTTTTGCAGTGAATGCTGTGCCGATGAACCTGAGCTACCCAACCGGTATTTATGTGGCTGCACTGGATATATGGGATGGCTCAGACCTTTGGGGTTATGCGCTATCGTCCGATGATGCCAAGATATACGGCTTTGATGTGGACCGGTCCGGAAATGTATCGCTCATGGGATATAACTACGCCTCCCAGGATCTGGACGGGATTGTTTCTCCAGCCGTGGTGGCCGGTGGCTTTCTGTTTCATGTGGGACTTGATTACCATGGAAAACCTCTCTGGTACAGCAATACCAGCCTGTTGACTGAGCCATACAGCGATCTTTATGGAGTGGATCTGGAGGTCCTGCCCGATGGAGAGGTATTCAGCTCTGTGAAATTACAGGCAAGCAATGAACTGGTTATTGGCGAATCACGTTTAAGCACCGGGGCATCGGCTTATACAAGCTGGCTGCTGGAGCTCGCTTCAGATGTGACGTTGGGAGGAGTGGTGACCGATGCCGGTGCGAACCCGGTTTACCCGGGTTATGTGAAGGCCATGAAATCCACCTGGTGGGGAATCTATCCACGGGTCGATTCGGTATGGCTGAAGGACGATGGAAGCTATCTGTTTGAAGGCCTGTATCCCGGGAATTATGCCTTACTGGCCGTGCCGGACAGGGAACAGTATCCGGGAGCCCTGCCAACCTACTATGGGAATGAGACCGGCTGGAAAAGTGCCCTGTTTCAGGATCTTGTTCCCAAATACACTTCAAATACCATGCATATACAACTGGTGGATGTGGATCCCTCAGGTTCGGGCCTGGGCAGCATGTCCGGGACCATTTCCCTGGAAGAAACCCTGGATGATGCCCTGAAAGGGACCCGGGCGCGTCCATCTCCGAAATCATCCGTCATATTGCTGAAGAAGAACAAGAAATCGACCCTGGCCGGTGAGGTGGTGGCTTATGTGGAGACCGATGAATTCGGGATGTTCAGCTTTAGCGATGTACCCGACGGGGAATATCTCCTCCATGTGGAGGTAACCGGACTGGAGATGCTGCAAATCCATGATGTTACCATAGCCGGAAACCAGATTGTTTCCGGACTGAATTATACCATCGGCGAAGAAGGCATATACATTGGTTATCCGGTGGGCATGTCTTTGCTTGAAAACGAGGAGCTTACCATCTATCCGAATCCCGGTCCCGGTTTAATCATGATGGACCTTCCGGCAGCCGGGGAATATGAGCTGAGGGTCTTTGCTGCCGATGGCAGATTGATTCTGAAGGAAGCATTTATATCCTCCGGCGGTGCCAGAACGATCCATCTTTCAGGCGCCGGCGATGGCCTCTATTTCATCCGGCTGGAAGGTCCGGATACGGATGAAACCCTGAAGTATATCAAGAGATAG
- the rocD gene encoding ornithine--oxo-acid transaminase: protein MNTKDYIQREDTYGAHNYHPLPVVLDRGEGVHVWDVEGKRYYDFLSAYSAVNQGHCHPKIIAAMTEQAKKLTLTSRAFYNSLLGEFEQYITEYFGYDKVLPMNSGAEGDETALKLCRKWAYEKKGIPENEAKIVVCEGNFHGRTITIISMSTDPDSYKGFGPYTPGFITIPYNDTDALAEALEDPNVAGFLVEPIQGEAGVYVPDEGFLSKAYELCKEKNVLFIADEVQTGLARTGKLLACDHEEVRPDILILGKALSGGVYPVSVVLADDEIMLCIKPGEHGSTYGGNPLAAKVAMAALAVLKEENLAERAEELGKKFRAELKKIDSPMIELVRGKGLLNAIVIKPTNGKTAWDVCVALKENGLLAKPTHEHIIRFAPPLVITEEQLMECVEIIRETITSFEA from the coding sequence ATGAATACAAAAGATTACATCCAGCGTGAAGATACCTATGGTGCACACAATTATCACCCGCTTCCCGTGGTGCTCGACCGTGGAGAAGGAGTCCATGTCTGGGACGTAGAAGGCAAGAGGTATTATGATTTCCTCTCTGCCTATTCAGCGGTAAACCAGGGACACTGTCACCCGAAAATTATTGCTGCCATGACCGAGCAGGCCAAAAAACTGACCCTTACTTCCAGGGCATTCTACAACAGCCTGCTGGGTGAGTTTGAACAGTATATCACCGAGTATTTCGGATATGATAAGGTCCTCCCCATGAACTCCGGGGCCGAGGGCGATGAAACCGCTTTAAAGCTTTGCCGCAAATGGGCTTACGAAAAGAAAGGCATTCCCGAGAACGAGGCCAAAATCGTTGTTTGTGAAGGGAATTTTCATGGCCGGACCATTACCATCATCTCCATGTCGACCGATCCCGATTCCTATAAAGGATTTGGTCCGTATACTCCGGGCTTTATTACGATCCCCTATAACGACACCGATGCCCTAGCAGAGGCTCTGGAAGATCCGAATGTGGCCGGGTTCCTGGTGGAGCCCATCCAGGGGGAGGCCGGGGTCTATGTGCCCGACGAAGGCTTCCTCAGTAAAGCTTACGAGCTCTGCAAAGAGAAGAACGTCCTCTTTATTGCAGATGAGGTTCAGACCGGACTGGCCCGGACCGGCAAGTTACTGGCCTGCGACCACGAGGAGGTCCGGCCCGATATCCTGATCCTGGGCAAGGCCCTTTCCGGCGGCGTCTATCCGGTATCCGTGGTGCTGGCAGATGATGAGATCATGCTCTGCATCAAGCCCGGCGAGCACGGGTCCACCTATGGGGGGAACCCGCTGGCGGCCAAAGTGGCCATGGCTGCCCTGGCGGTCCTGAAGGAGGAGAATCTGGCCGAACGGGCCGAGGAGCTGGGAAAGAAATTCAGGGCCGAACTGAAAAAAATTGATTCTCCCATGATCGAGCTGGTCAGGGGCAAGGGATTACTCAATGCCATCGTGATCAAACCCACCAACGGCAAGACCGCCTGGGATGTCTGCGTGGCGCTGAAAGAGAACGGACTGCTGGCCAAGCCCACCCACGAACACATCATCCGCTTTGCTCCTCCCCTGGTAATCACCGAAGAGCAGCTGATGGAGTGTGTGGAAATCATCAGGGAAACCATTACATCCTTCGAGGCCTAG